A genomic region of Columba livia isolate bColLiv1 breed racing homer chromosome 24, bColLiv1.pat.W.v2, whole genome shotgun sequence contains the following coding sequences:
- the SCN3B gene encoding sodium channel regulatory subunit beta-3 isoform X2 — protein sequence MAALPRLVCVSSVVLVVWAGFCCAVCVEVPSETEAVQGKSMKLLCISCMKREEVTASTMVEWFYRPEGGKDEPIYEYRKTNHEFQSRFSGRIQWNGSKDMQDVSITVLNVTLNDSGTYTCNITREFEFEIHRPLFTSSRQIHLTVVEEAGEDFTSVISEIMMYILLVFLTLWLLIEMVYCYRKVSKAEEAAQENATDYLAIPSENKENCAVPVEE from the exons CTGGTTTTTGTTGTGCGGTATGTGTTGAAGTTCCGTCAGAGACAGAGGCTGTCCAAGGCAAGTCCATGAAGCTACTCTGCATCTCCTGCatgaagagggaagaggtgacAGCCAGCACAATGGTGGAATGGTTCTACAGGCCAGAGGGCGGAAAAGATGAACCT ATCTACGAGTACAGGAAAACGAACCATGAATTTCAAAGCCGTTTCAGCGGTCGGATACAGTGGAATGGGAGTAAAGACATGCAGGATGTATCCATCACTGTGTTAAACGTGACCTTGAATGATTCGGGTACCTACACCTGTAACATCACCCGGGAGTTTGAGTTCGAGATCCACCGACCGCTCTTCACAAGCTCCAGACAGATCCACCTCACGGTGGTGGAGGAGG CTGGAGAAGACTTCACCTCAGTCATCTCTGAAATTATGATGTATATTCTGCTGGTCTTCCTCACCTTGTGGCTGCTGATAGAAATGGTCTATTGCTACAGGAAAGTCTCGAAGGCAGAGGAGGCTGCACAGGAAAATGC GACAGACTATCTTGCAATTCCATCAGAAAACAAGGAGAACTGTGCCGTGCCTGTGGAGGAATAA